A genomic window from Silene latifolia isolate original U9 population chromosome Y, ASM4854445v1, whole genome shotgun sequence includes:
- the LOC141633909 gene encoding vacuolar fusion protein MON1 homolog isoform X3 — protein sequence MAVERRFKINIEAVFLKSNVLSEVQRSMLDGGLHVEDLPMDLSSRAGSASPHLGQHSPLRIREACAGIGGPCGLWHFVYRSICLDQYVSSEFSSPINTPPQQKRLYRAYQKIYSSMHDKGFGPHRTQFRRDGNYVLLCWVTQDFELYAAFDPLADKALAIKTCNRVCQWVKDVENEIFLLGGSPFSW from the exons GATTAATATTGAAGCTGTTTTTCTAAAATCGAATGTACTTAGCGAAGTTCAAAGGTCTATGCTAGATGGTGGTTTGCATGTTGAGGATTTACCTATGGATCTATCTTCTCGTGCTGGTTCTGCTTCTCCTCATTTAGGTCAACATTCTCCGTTGAGAATCAGGGAAGCATGTGCTGGAATTGGTGGTCCTTGTGGTCTCTGGCATTTCGTTTATCGCAGTATTTGTTTGGATCAGTATGTATCTTCTGAGTTCTCATCTCCAATCAATACGCCACCACAGCAGAAAAG ATTGTATAGGGCATACCAGAAAATCTATTCTTCAATGCATGATAAGGGGTTTGGGCCTCATAGGACACAATTTAGAAGAGATGGAAATTATG TCTTACTTTGCTGGGTCACTCAAGATTTTGAACTATATGCGGCATTTGACCCGCTTGCCGACAAG GCCTTGGCAATTAAGACTTGCAATCGTGTTTGCCAGTGGGTAAAAGATGTGGAGAACGAGATTTTCTTGTTGGGTGGGAGTCCTTTCTCTTGGTAA
- the LOC141633909 gene encoding vacuolar fusion protein MON1 homolog isoform X2 — protein sequence MRRPNSNIVDQLQRINIEAVFLKSNVLSEVQRSMLDGGLHVEDLPMDLSSRAGSASPHLGQHSPLRIREACAGIGGPCGLWHFVYRSICLDQYVSSEFSSPINTPPQQKRLYRAYQKIYSSMHDKGFGPHRTQFRRDGNYVLLCWVTQDFELYAAFDPLADKALAIKTCNRVCQWVKDVENEIFLLGGSPFSW from the exons GATTAATATTGAAGCTGTTTTTCTAAAATCGAATGTACTTAGCGAAGTTCAAAGGTCTATGCTAGATGGTGGTTTGCATGTTGAGGATTTACCTATGGATCTATCTTCTCGTGCTGGTTCTGCTTCTCCTCATTTAGGTCAACATTCTCCGTTGAGAATCAGGGAAGCATGTGCTGGAATTGGTGGTCCTTGTGGTCTCTGGCATTTCGTTTATCGCAGTATTTGTTTGGATCAGTATGTATCTTCTGAGTTCTCATCTCCAATCAATACGCCACCACAGCAGAAAAG ATTGTATAGGGCATACCAGAAAATCTATTCTTCAATGCATGATAAGGGGTTTGGGCCTCATAGGACACAATTTAGAAGAGATGGAAATTATG TCTTACTTTGCTGGGTCACTCAAGATTTTGAACTATATGCGGCATTTGACCCGCTTGCCGACAAG GCCTTGGCAATTAAGACTTGCAATCGTGTTTGCCAGTGGGTAAAAGATGTGGAGAACGAGATTTTCTTGTTGGGTGGGAGTCCTTTCTCTTGGTAA
- the LOC141633909 gene encoding vacuolar fusion protein MON1 homolog isoform X1 — translation MLLTTSSDAFYHLKECRINIEAVFLKSNVLSEVQRSMLDGGLHVEDLPMDLSSRAGSASPHLGQHSPLRIREACAGIGGPCGLWHFVYRSICLDQYVSSEFSSPINTPPQQKRLYRAYQKIYSSMHDKGFGPHRTQFRRDGNYVLLCWVTQDFELYAAFDPLADKALAIKTCNRVCQWVKDVENEIFLLGGSPFSW, via the exons GATTAATATTGAAGCTGTTTTTCTAAAATCGAATGTACTTAGCGAAGTTCAAAGGTCTATGCTAGATGGTGGTTTGCATGTTGAGGATTTACCTATGGATCTATCTTCTCGTGCTGGTTCTGCTTCTCCTCATTTAGGTCAACATTCTCCGTTGAGAATCAGGGAAGCATGTGCTGGAATTGGTGGTCCTTGTGGTCTCTGGCATTTCGTTTATCGCAGTATTTGTTTGGATCAGTATGTATCTTCTGAGTTCTCATCTCCAATCAATACGCCACCACAGCAGAAAAG ATTGTATAGGGCATACCAGAAAATCTATTCTTCAATGCATGATAAGGGGTTTGGGCCTCATAGGACACAATTTAGAAGAGATGGAAATTATG TCTTACTTTGCTGGGTCACTCAAGATTTTGAACTATATGCGGCATTTGACCCGCTTGCCGACAAG GCCTTGGCAATTAAGACTTGCAATCGTGTTTGCCAGTGGGTAAAAGATGTGGAGAACGAGATTTTCTTGTTGGGTGGGAGTCCTTTCTCTTGGTAA